The following are encoded together in the Pseudomonas sp. IB20 genome:
- the nudE gene encoding ADP compounds hydrolase NudE, whose translation MRQKPTVLAREIVASSRLFRVEEVQLRFSNGVERTYERLVGRGAGYGAVMIVAMIDEDHALLIEEYCGGTDEYELSLPKGLIEPGEDVLAAADRELKEEAGYGARQLEHITELSLSPGYMSQKIQVVLATDLYEERLEGDEPEPMRVERVNLRELSQLAQNEQFSEGRALAALYLVRDLLTQRGAFSA comes from the coding sequence ATGCGCCAGAAACCCACCGTCCTCGCCCGCGAAATAGTCGCCAGTAGCCGTTTGTTCCGCGTGGAGGAAGTGCAATTGCGCTTTTCCAATGGCGTTGAACGGACCTACGAGCGCCTGGTAGGCCGCGGTGCCGGCTACGGCGCGGTGATGATCGTGGCGATGATTGATGAGGACCACGCGTTGCTGATCGAAGAATACTGCGGCGGCACCGACGAATATGAGTTGTCGTTGCCCAAGGGCCTGATTGAACCCGGCGAAGACGTGCTGGCGGCCGCCGACCGTGAACTCAAGGAAGAGGCCGGCTACGGTGCGCGGCAGTTGGAACACATTACCGAGCTGTCGCTGTCGCCTGGCTACATGAGCCAGAAAATCCAGGTGGTGCTGGCCACCGACCTGTACGAAGAACGCCTGGAAGGCGATGAGCCTGAGCCGATGCGCGTGGAGCGGGTCAACCTGCGCGAGTTGTCGCAACTGGCGCAAAACGAGCAATTCAGCGAAGGCCGCGCCCTGGCTGCGCTGTATCTGGTACGAGATTTGTTGACCCAGCGTGGAGCGTTTAGCGCATGA